A DNA window from Candidatus Zixiibacteriota bacterium contains the following coding sequences:
- a CDS encoding DUF4255 domain-containing protein, with protein sequence MKSHTIIQQVTSAVLKLLEEEFKRVDLKKVECLNWQPNLDKLSKEMPCCIFYLYSITENQELKERDPYQIQDRDKDGNYYEFLREPPLKLDLQYMLCAFAADPDTEQQILGRSILSLYDNSDLGKLEDLKEYINHPADRIGLRMLPFSQEKQIRFWSALREPMRPASFYQVTIEMESERQRRFRRVEERIIDMRKKE encoded by the coding sequence ATGAAAAGCCATACGATCATCCAGCAAGTAACTTCGGCAGTGCTGAAGCTTCTGGAAGAAGAATTCAAACGCGTCGACTTGAAAAAAGTCGAATGCCTCAATTGGCAACCGAACCTGGATAAATTGTCCAAGGAAATGCCCTGTTGCATTTTTTACCTTTACAGTATTACTGAAAACCAGGAGCTCAAGGAGCGCGATCCCTACCAGATTCAGGACCGTGATAAGGATGGTAACTACTATGAGTTTTTACGCGAGCCACCTTTGAAGCTGGATTTGCAATACATGTTATGCGCTTTTGCTGCCGATCCTGATACGGAACAGCAGATTCTCGGGCGCAGTATCCTCTCGCTTTACGACAATTCGGATCTTGGCAAGCTTGAGGATTTGAAGGAATACATCAATCATCCCGCAGACAGGATCGGGCTCAGGATGCTCCCGTTTTCACAGGAAAAGCAGATTCGTTTCTGGTCGGCTCTCAGAGAACCAATGAGGCCGGCTTCTTTTTATCAGGTCACGATCGAGATGGAATCCGAGAGGCAACGGCGATTCCGTCGGGTGGAGGAGCGAATTATAGATATGCGTAAAAAGGAATAA
- a CDS encoding phage tail assembly protein: MVDTEYGSSQKAAGVFQTEFEFTLPKGYVDSNGNVHKKGVMRLANAKDEIAPLSDYRVQQNRAYLVIIILSRVITKLGSLSDINTGVIENLFSADLSYLQDFYRQINEEGTAMIPAVCPSCGHQFEVDMGSLGK, encoded by the coding sequence ATGGTGGATACAGAATACGGTTCCAGCCAGAAAGCGGCCGGCGTGTTTCAAACCGAGTTTGAATTTACGCTCCCGAAGGGCTATGTCGATTCGAATGGCAATGTTCACAAAAAGGGCGTTATGCGCCTGGCAAACGCCAAAGACGAGATAGCGCCTTTGTCAGATTACCGTGTCCAGCAGAACCGTGCTTACCTCGTCATAATAATTCTCTCGCGGGTAATCACGAAACTGGGCAGTCTTTCGGATATAAATACAGGTGTGATAGAGAATTTGTTTTCGGCCGACCTGTCGTATTTACAGGATTTTTATCGGCAGATAAATGAGGAAGGTACCGCGATGATTCCGGCTGTGTGTCCCTCCTGCGGACACCAGTTCGAAGTTGATATGGGTAGCCTGGGAAAATAG